AAAGAAGAATTAGGCTTCACTCTAGTATCAGAACTAATATTTCATATAATAATAGACATTTGAACTCTGGGTACTTTTATGAGCCTGGCACCACAAAGCTCTTTCACAAATTAAATCTTAAAATCTTTACCctttgaggtaggtattatttttaGCCCTATTTtggaggaaaatgaggcacaggaACTTGTGCAAAATCACAATGATGGTAAAAGCCAGACTGCGATTCAAATCCAAAACAATCTGATTCTAAAACCCTTCTTCCTAATCACCATGGTACGTAAAAGATAAACTAAAGCAGATAAACTAATaatatttagttattttcttacatttgttTACTGAAGGGAAAGAGTGCACTATAAACTTCTTTCAATAAACTTGAAAGTGGCAACACTGCACATTTTTCTGATTATGCATATTATGGAAAAATCCAAATTTCAAGAATCTAAAAACATGGAGCACTAAAGCATTCCTATTAGAAAAGTAATTGAAGACCAACCCCTGTATTGCCCAGGTAAAGGGAGGAAGAATACTTTTATCTTGCAAAGAGCTCCAAGAGGAACTCAAAGATCCATAGACAAGCACTCATAATAACGCTACTCATCAACCTcaatcaaaacacacacacagaataaaaataaatcaactctACCGTTTCCTATTCTAAGAATAGTTCCTAGATCTGCAGCTGCTTTTTCTATCCTCAGAGTATGTCTGGCTCATTTTCCAAACACAAGGGTCTAGGCTCTGGGTGATCCGGTTTACAACCTATTAAAGAGGAACAGCACCACAGAGGATATACTCACAGTTCTTTCACCAGTCATTTTGTAAAGAGCATCTTGGAACTGGTTTCCATATTCAAGCAGGTCCAATTCCACCACTTTATAGTTAACATTCATGTCATGGAAAAGCTTTTTTGCCATTGTACAGTAAGAACAGGATGTTTTTGAGAAAATCACCACACAATTATCAGAAATTGTTTCctgaaataaaaccacaaaaaatcaCTTTAATTCTAGACATTACCAATTGGAAAGAAATTAGGATATAATGGAAAGGGTATGGATTTTGGTCTCATGATTCCGGGCTCAAACTAAGCATCATCtattttttctcatctgcagattgaggatatttttcacttcaaagCAATGTTATTAGGAAAAAAGATGTAATaaaaagtgcctggcatagagcaataacaataaataataatcatagcCAATTCATATACAGCAACCATTTCTGTGTGCCAAGTACTATTCTCAACACTTTTATCTTCACTGGGTTATTTAAACCTCACTACAATCCTGAGGTAGGTCCTATTATTGTCCCCActacacagatgaggaaagtgaggtacAGATAAAGATCAACAATTTGTTCATGGTTCTCAGCTAATAGGtggaagagctgggattagaCCCAGGCAAATCTGGCTCTACAGTCCAGATATTTAATCTCCATTATACTCCTTTttcagctggatgcagtggctcctacctgtaatcctagcactgggggaggttgaggtggacagatcacttgatgtcaggagttcgagaccaacctggccaaaatggtgaaaccccatatctaccaaaaacacaaaagttgctgggcatggtggcacatgcttgttaacccagctactcaggaggctgaggcaggagaatcactggaaccagggaggtggttccagtgattctccagcctgaggaacacagtaagtggactctgtctcaaaaaaacaaacaaacaaaacaaacaaacaaaaaaaaacccaaaacattgtacttctttttctgttttttttttttttttttttttttttttttgagacaaagtctcactgtgtccctcaggctggagttcagtggcgagatctaggctcactgcaacctgcgcctcctgggttcaagtgattctaaagcctcagcctcccgagtagctaggattataggcacctgccaccatggccagttaatttttgtattttcagtagagacagggtttcaccatgttggccaggctggtctcaaagtgctgacctcaggtgatccacctgcctcagccttccaaagtcttgggattacaggtgtgagccatcgcgcccggccccaaaacaTACTTCTTTTCAAATATTCAGTAGGTATTCAGGAGTTAACTCCTTACCTTCTATTCTATAACTTTCAATGGTAAGGAATGGTATATGatttcttcttaaaatgtaaGGCTTACCCCTCTACTTCTATCCCTTCCTATATACCTTTATAGTACAAAAGCTGTCATTACTCTATTGATAAGGTATTCTCATACTCTTAATTCAGGAAAAGCTACTTCCAGAAATGCTGATTCAATGAGTTTGAGGTAGAAgttgaaaactgtattttttcaaaaacttCTCCATATAATTACGATATCAGCCTGGTTTGAAAACTACCCTCCAGGCCTTTACCACAATGGCTATGAGACTCTGCTATGCATCTACACAGCctatgaagtttttgtttttgttttttgtttctaaacaTAGGAATGCCTGGGTCCTTCAAAAGATTTTGAATGGATAGATTTAGCACCCAGACATTTgtctaggtttttttgtttgtttgttttttgagacagagtctcactctgtcatccaggctggagtacaatggcacgatctcagctcactgcagccttaacctcctgagctcaggcgattctcccacctcagcctgccaagtgtttgggactacagacacatgtcaTGACACCTggatattttttgtagagacagggtttcgccttgttgcccaagctggtgttgaactcctaggctcaagtaatctacccgccttggccttccaaagtgctgggattacagacatgagccactgtgcctggcctgtggaGGATCATAAGCAGCACCTTCAAGATGAAGGCCAAAAACCAGAAAGTATAACACCCATGCTTCAGAAGTTATACCCACCCTTGGGTGTCAGAAAGGCCCTGAGTTTTAGTGCAGCTGTCTGCAAGTTGGTCTATTTTTATGCTTCCCTTGTGTTTACTAATAATACTTAGTATAAAAGTCTATCCTAGGGAGGGCCTGCCATACCAGAGATGTATTAATGAATCCATCTTACGGAGGACAAAACCAAGGCTGAGTGGTTTGCAATACTGGGATTTGACTCAACCTTGTTACAACACCAAAGCCAGTGCTTTTCCCTCCACCATGCTGCCTCAGGTTACAGACACGCTGACACCATCGTGTAGGGAGAGATGAGCTTCCAGGGCTCTGACATATATTAGACATGGTTGAAGAGTTTCCAAAGTGAGCTGAAACTAAAGAAGACAGTGTTAGGGTTTCTAGAACCCTCTTCTGACTTTTTCTCAAGCTCACCCTTACTGTATATTCCATGATGttgtaattttactttaaaacagGCAAttcgggccaggcatggtggctcatgcttgtaatcccagcactttgggaggctgaggcaggcagactgcttgaagtcaggagttcaagaccagtctggccaacatggtgaaactccatctctactaaaacacaaaaataagttgggtgtggtggtgggtgcctataatcccagctactagggaggctgaggcaggaaaattgcttgaacccaggaggcagaggttgcaatgagctgagatcgcgccactgcactccagcttgggcaacaagcgagactctgcctcaaaacaaaacaaaaaagcaattcCCTCACAGTTATAGCCAATAGCTAGGAGTTTAGCCAAATCAACTAAaggcagaaattttttttttgtttgtggtaGTAGTGAGTGgtaagcaagagagaaaaaattgATGTATCTTGTAGGTTGCAAGCGAAGAAAAACATACATGTAAGGGAGATTTTCTAAGGCAGAATTAACGAAGCTTCtcagtaaaagaaaaaggaaaagaagtcctATCCCTGAGAGGATGGTTTATGGAGTAACTACTGCATAGTAGGTTCTGTACTaacaaagaaaactgttaaactGCTGCCCAGGCCAAAATCAAATAGGATCCCTAGCTAAGGGCAGCTTGACTGGTATCAACACTGGATCTCAAGTGGGTATGATGAAAAGGAGCAGCCAACCTCATTATCCAACTTAGACGGAGTGAagacttcattaaaaataaatctcataCATTTTAATTACCAAAATGATCTAGGACTTCTTAGTCACAAGGATGATTTTCATAGcagacttttaaataaatatgaaccTCTTAATTCATTTGCTGAACTATCTCAAGTTTGGATACTGAATAAGCATATTAAATATGTAGGGGACAATTCTTTCTCTACAGAAGAAAGTTCTTCAATCATCTCCCACATCACTCACTTGGATCTGGTTCAGAGGCGCCGTTGCTAAATTCTCCAAAGATGATGATGAGTTGCTCTCCATTctaaaaggaatttaaaagaaCAATGTAGTTTATTAAGCATTAAAGATAATTTACCACGAGttctatttgaaaaaaaacttACAAACATAGCCAAacttacaaaatagaaaaaattttttacttATTATCAGTATAAAATGTCAATTTACAAAATGTTTGTTTCACCAAAACCAAAAAGGTCTGTGTGCTTATGTAACTAGCTTCCCAACATCCttaattatttgataaaatcATATTTACTGTGTTTAAAGTTTGACACACTCTTATTTATAACTGGCAAATTTCAAATATTCCATCCTACGCCGTGTGACCTGACCAttggtttaaaaatatagtttctaCTTTCTGAGTAAAACATGCCAAAACTCTAGGAACACACTGTGAAGCAGGGAACCTTCAAAGATTTTTGAGGAAGCTACGGTATCTCAACCGCAATGGGCCGTAGCTCCAAATTTCCTAGTGTGCAAAGTGGAAACAATAATCACTGGCACCTCTCAAAGgattttgtgaagattaaatgaattcataTGCAGAAAGCAGGTAAGTGCCTtccacatagtaaatgctcaataatgtTTGACATTACTACTAGAATTTCCTGAATACAGGACCTctcggtattttttttttttgagacggagtctcgctgtgtcgcccaggctggagtgcagtggtgggatctcggctcactgcaagctccgcctcccgggtttttacgccattctcctgcctcagcctcccgagtagccgggactacaggggcccgccacctcgcccggctagttttttgtattttttagtagagatggggtttcaccgtgttagccaggatggtctcgaactcctgacctcgtgatccgcccgtctcggcctcccaaagtgctgggattacaggcttgagccaccgcgcccggcgacctCTGGGTATTTATTATCCAAAACCTAGCTGTTGGGAGCTTGTAAAAGGAAGCATTCATTGTCAGGAAAATTatcactaaaaaacaaaaaaaactcaaccAGTTTATCATCCTCAAATCTTTTTATCCCTGGAACCTTTCCTTCCCCATGCACTCATCTTTCTTGGTCAACCAGGCCCTATTGCACTGTTGGAACAATATCAAACACCATGATGCAAACTAACTGCAGAGTAAAATTACAAATCTTACAACAGGATTATGAGATATAATAGATATTTCACAAGAGAGTTGCTCGAATATCTAAAGAATAAGAGAATTTTTGAAacttcagatatttaaaaaactgttatCCTTATGATTATGTTATAAAACTCAAATATTCTGCTTTCAAATCAATAGTGTATTCATGGGGGGTGCATTTAAAATTTAAGTGTTCTTAAATATAAAAGctactttttatgttttaatttttgcaaaagTCCCaagcaaaattttttaaactgGATAGCATGAAATATTaggcttttttttgagatggagtctcactctgtcacccagcctggagtgcagtggcgtgatcttggctcactgcaacctccacttcccgggttcaagcgattcccctgcctcagactcccgagtcgctgggactacaggcgtgtaccaccacacctggctaattttttgtatttttagtagagatggggtttcaccatgttgaccaggctggtctcgaactcctgacctcagatgatccacctgccttggcctcccaaagtgctgggattacaggtgtaagccaccgcgcctggcctgaaatatTAGTCTTATTTTAAGTGAATCCACTTTAAATAGCTTTTTCCATTACATCTTATCCTTGGATAATGAACATCTGCCCTACACAGTAGTCTCCCCTTATCCACGGTTTCAGTTATCCAAGGTCAGCTATGGTCCAAAAACATTACatggaaaatttcagaagaaaagagTTGGTAAGTTTTAAGTTCtaagtagcatgatgaaatcttgaGCCATCTAGCTTCCTCCTACCCAGGGTATGAATCCTCCCTTTGTCCAGCACCTAGACCCTCTCCCCACCCTTTAGTCAACAGCTGTCTTGGTGACCAGATCGACTGTCACAGTGTGGTGATGCTTGTGTCCAAGTAACACTTACTTTACTTAATGGttccaacaagagtgaaactccatctttaataataataataataatggcccCAAACCACTatagtagtgatgctggcaattcaggTATGTCAAAGAGAGAAGCCCTAAAGTGCTTTCTTCAAGTGAAAGGGTGAAAGTTCTCcacttaataagaaaaaaaaaaaaaaaaaatcgcatgCTGAAGTTACTAAGGTCTATGGTAAGAACAGATCTTCTATCAGTGCAATTGTAAAGAAGTAAATAGTTTTGATGTCACATCTCAAACTGCAAGTTACAGCCACAGGGTATAAGTGCTTAGTCAAGCCAGAAAAAGGTATTAAATTTGTGgaggcaagaacagaaaaagtGTTCCAACTGACAGCAGTGTGTTACGCCAAACAGCACTGGG
This DNA window, taken from Macaca mulatta isolate MMU2019108-1 chromosome 1, T2T-MMU8v2.0, whole genome shotgun sequence, encodes the following:
- the GLRX2 gene encoding glutaredoxin 2 isoform X2 yields the protein MESNSSSSLENLATAPLNQIQETISDNCVVIFSKTSCSYCTMAKKLFHDMNVNYKVVELDLLEYGNQFQDALYKMTGERTVPRIFVNGTFIGGATDTYRLHKEGKLLPLVHQCYLKKSKRKEFQ